One Eublepharis macularius isolate TG4126 chromosome 6, MPM_Emac_v1.0, whole genome shotgun sequence DNA segment encodes these proteins:
- the HPS3 gene encoding BLOC-2 complex member HPS3 gives MVQLYNLHPFGSQQVVPCKQEPELFCCGRDALLVACAPGACRVEVFAVGRSELCEPLGSFNTLGRVLRMAYSEAGDYVVTIEEKNKALFLRAYMNWRCLSSGSSRVCVRMLGHNPHASYPEASKEQMSIIEMPLSDPPLCFSCCPLRGDLLVACKNKLVLFSLKQLVVSQDLSLLDFELSLILHVQNVTPEEVAFCAGYVALTVELEVLILKLESSEKVARGTGPHGCEYVVKEKVVNDGVLEEANSSQQPDSDDFVICQQPMELLGEESKLCGIPVTLESTGLVGENPHFQMRYVLYRRFAPDLSSFVFSSEEARLHSLQLLPMYETGSSVKAEGRETAKRELLSLFCFFSLPHVGYLYAVGNLVELISTYQYSEKSRQAVLTPQFLHVITSNNLQCFTVRCSAAAARDEDPYIDTTLKACPPALLDVCTLRMQLFIGLKAISHFKNHIIVLTKAEAEDLTEKKKSSRRLLSRKTDNQPRVPPEFEPGWNLYIVSTTSTLQLYREMVDYSKIYENVRTESCIHLLSEAHLLVRTALMDPDLKESEEREDLLMAFRESCALLGDCYSRFDTKDFHLTLPYYKMSGLSVTEILKRVDLSSEDEAHKYGKGFIFYLQHALYEDTDEELSEDLAAKVLRIFYLAEPNQMPHIICSPCTKNVCPKMAMDYLQKVEEVVPSVVVKLCKASLALKMGDQDRCQKELDSYAELMQVCGFIVEPRLLRQQIKGQIIPTELALHLRETRPGFLVASVLALHENSKMELEEADSYIKMLSAKDEDAVPQLLVDFWEALLVACFQEEVVRELQFKLASQYVRRLCKKQLPDTKPLKTTEDLINSCGHYGLIFPWITFMMSLAPPAEQNFSEDLSKLQSLLCSPHIDITSILPFLETLPEETVSGLSIHILCNTRLGQYETAIERLLERCPAAVVPYAQHELKDEHQALWWQKLLPELCRRTRHAGDNYPVLLSSLKETLSVLAMELELRDFLNVLPKDGNAAFFLPHLLQCSRRRQVT, from the exons ATGGTGCAGCTGTACAATTTGCACCCGTTCGGTTCTCAGCAGGTCGTGCCCTGCAAGCAGGAGCCGGAGCTTTTCTGCTGCGGCCGCGATGCGCTTCTGGTGGCCTGCgcgccgggcgcctgccgggtgGAAGTCTTCGCCGTGGGCCGCTCGGAGCTCTGCGAGCCGCTCGGCTCTTTCAACACTTTGGGCCGGGTGCTGCGGATGGCGTACAGCGAGGCGG GTGACTATGTGGTTACTATTGAGGAGAAAAACAAGGCCCTCTTCTTGCGAGCTTACATGAACTGGAGGTGCTTGTCGTCTGGGAGCTCTCGCGTGTGCGTGCGGATGTTGGGCCACAATCCACATGCATCCTACCCTGAAGCTTCGAAAGAGCAGATGTCCATTATAGAAATGCCTCTTTCGGACCCTCCCTTGTGCTTCTCTTGCTGCCCACTCAGGGGAGATCTCCTTGTTGCCTGCAAGAATAAGCTAGTTTTGTTCAGCTTAAAGCAACTGGTGGTGAGCCAGGATCTGTCTTTACTGGACTTTGAACTTTCCTTAATTTTGCACGTACAAAATGTCACCCCTGAAGAAGTGGCCTTTTGTGCTGGATATGTGGCCCTAACTGTAGAACTAGAAGTCCTGATTCTCAAGCTGGAATCAAGTGAGAAAGTGGCTAGAGGTACTGGACCACATGGCTGTGAATACGTAGTAAAAGAAAAGGTTGTTAATGATG GTGTGTTAGAAGAAGCAAATTCATCTCAGCAGCCTGACTCCGATGATTTTGTTATCTGTCAGCAGCCTATGGAGCTTCTCGGGGAAGAAAGCAAGTTATGTGGAATACCAGTTACTCTGGAGTCGACAGGTTTAGTTGGTGAGAACCCACACTTTCAAATGCGATATGTTCTATACAG GCGGTTTGCTCCAGATCTGTCTTCATTTGTCTTCTCCTCTGAAGAAGCTAGGCTGCATTCTCTTCAGTTGCTACCTATGTATGAAACAG GGAGTTCTGTGAAAGCTGAGGGAAGAGAGACGGCCAAGCGAGAGCTGCTGagtcttttctgttttttctctctgcCTCACGTTGGGTACCTCTATGCAGTTGGCAACTTAGTAGAACTGATTTCTACTTACCAGTATTCAGAGAAGTCCCGACAGGCTGTTCTCACACCCCAGTTCCTACATGTCATCACAAG TAATAACCTGCAGTGCTTTACCGTAAGATGCAGTGCAGCAGCGGCTCGTGATGAAGATCCATACATTGATACAACCCTGAAG GCTTGTCCCCCTGCTCTGTTGGATGTTTGTACCTTGAGAATGCAGCTCTTCATAGGGCTGAAAGCTATTTCTCATTTCAAGAATCATATCATCGTTTTGACAAAGGCAGAAGCTGAAGATCTAacggagaaaaaaaaatcttcaagaaGACTCCT ctcACGTAAGACTGATAACCAGCCCAGGGTTCCACCAGAATTTGAACCCGGCTGGAATTTGTACATCGTTAGCACAACTTCTACTCTTCAACTTTATAGAGAAATG GTTGACTACAGCAAGATCTATGAAAATGTGAGAACAGAGAGTTGCATCCATCTTCTGAGCGAAGCTCACTTGTTAGTTAGGACAGCTTTAATGGATCCTGATCTAAAGGAATCGGAAGAGAGGGAAGACCTCCTCATGGCTTTTCGGGAAAGTTGTGCTCTCCTAGGAGATTGTTATAGCAG GTTTGATACCAAAGACTTCCACCTCACGCTGCCTTATTACAAAATGTCTGGTCTATCTGTGACTGAAATTTTGAAGAGGGTAGATTTGAGCTCTGAGGATGAAGCACACAAGTATGGAAAGGGGTTTATATTTTACTTGCAACATGCCCTTTATGAAGACACAGACGAGGAGCTGAGTGAA GATTTGGCAGCCAAAGTGCTGCGAATATTCTACCTTGCCGAGCCTAACCAGATGCCCCACATCATCTGCAGTCCGTGCACCAAAAATGTATGTCCTAAAATGGCGATGGACTATCTGCAGAAGGTGGAAGAAGTGGTGCCGTCTGTGGTGGTGAAACTCTGCAAGGCTTCTCTGGCTCTGAAAATGGGAGATCAAGACAGATGCCAGAAAGAGCTGGACAGCTATGCCGAG TTGATGCAGGTGTGTGGTTTTATTGTGGAGCCAAGACTCCTGAGACAGCAAATTAAAGGGCAGATTATTCCAACTGAACTTGCTCTCCACCTGCGGGAGACGAGGCCTGGATTTCTCGTGGCTTCAGTACTGGCTTTACATGAGAACAGTAAAATGGAATTGGAAGAAGCAGACTCTTACATCAAG ATGCTGAGTGCCAAAGATGAAGACGCTGTTCCACAGCTCTTAGTGGACTTCTGGGAAGCTCTCCTTGTAGCTTGCTTCCAGGAAGAAGTGGTGCGGGAACTGCAATTTAAACTTGCTTCGCAGTATGTTAGGAGGCTGTGCAAGAAGCAGCTGCCTGATACTAAGCCACTGAAAACCACAGAAGATCTG ataAATTCCTGTGGGCATTACGGACTTATTTTTCCTTGGATTACATTCATGATGTCATTAGCACCTCCTGCTGAACAGAACTTCTCTGAAGACCTTTCAAAATTACAG TCCCTCTTATGTAGCCCACACATTGATATAACTTCCATCCTGCCGTTTTTGGAAACTCTTCCCGAAGAGACTGTTTCTGGTCTGAGCATCCATATTCTTTGCAATACGCGGTTAGGGCAGTACGAGACGGCCATCGAGAGGCTGCTGGAGAGGTGTCCTGCCGCAGTCGTCCCTTATGCCCAGCATGAGTTGAAAGATGAGCATCAG GCGCTCTGGTGGCAAAAACTCCTTCCTGAGCTCTGTAGAAGAACCAGACATGCCGGAGACAACTATCCTGTCCTGCTCTCTTCCCTGAAAG AAACATTATCTGTCCTGGCCATGGAACTGGAACTGAGGGACTTCTTAAATGTGCTACCAAAAGATGGCAATGCAGCTTTTTTCCTGCCACACCTCCTTCAGTGCAGCAGGAGGAGACAAGTGACGTGA